A portion of the Pseudomonas protegens CHA0 genome contains these proteins:
- a CDS encoding mannose-1-phosphate guanylyltransferase/mannose-6-phosphate isomerase, whose amino-acid sequence MTLVPVIICGGSGSRLWPVSRTAHPKPFIELPDGGNLIRKTYSRALALNDVTEVLTITNRDLYFKTLDEYVATAPNYTNLGFVLEPFGRNTAAAVALAAQEVARTHGPDAIMLVLPADHLIDNQAAFAAAVESASQQARDGWLVTFGVKPEYPETGYGYIQKDTDASLVNGFKVKRFVEKPDLDTAKDYLASGEYYWNSGMFCFRAGTLIEEMALCAPDVASAVDLCLAGSGVMQGSSHRSLHLEPESFAKVPDISLDFALMERSNKVATIPCDIGWSDIGSWKAMSELSPADEQGNRIEGEAILHASTNNYVRSQRRLAALVGVENLIIVDTPDALLVAHKDHAQDIKVITAQLKKNGHCSHLDHTTVQRPWGAYTTLEEGTRFKIKRIVVKPQGSLSLQMHHHRSEHWIVVSGMALVVNDQQRFLLNTNESTYIRAGHTHRLQNPGMIDLVLIEVQCGDYLGEDDIVRFEDSYGRAEGSR is encoded by the coding sequence GTGACACTCGTTCCAGTCATTATTTGTGGCGGTTCAGGCAGCCGTCTATGGCCTGTTTCACGTACTGCTCATCCCAAGCCGTTTATCGAATTGCCCGATGGTGGCAATTTGATTCGAAAAACATACAGTCGCGCCTTGGCGTTAAATGACGTAACAGAAGTATTGACGATCACAAACCGTGATCTCTACTTCAAAACCCTTGATGAATATGTTGCCACTGCGCCGAACTACACCAACTTGGGTTTCGTACTCGAGCCTTTTGGCCGCAACACCGCTGCTGCGGTCGCATTAGCGGCGCAGGAAGTGGCCCGAACTCACGGCCCTGACGCGATTATGCTGGTGTTGCCGGCGGACCACCTGATCGACAATCAGGCGGCGTTCGCTGCAGCAGTCGAGTCTGCATCGCAGCAGGCCCGGGACGGCTGGCTGGTGACTTTTGGGGTGAAGCCCGAATATCCGGAAACTGGCTACGGGTACATTCAAAAAGATACCGACGCGTCATTAGTCAACGGCTTCAAGGTCAAGCGTTTCGTCGAAAAACCAGATTTGGATACTGCGAAAGACTACCTGGCGTCCGGTGAGTATTACTGGAACTCCGGGATGTTCTGTTTTCGTGCGGGCACACTTATTGAAGAAATGGCGCTCTGTGCGCCGGATGTCGCCAGCGCCGTAGATCTGTGCCTTGCTGGTTCCGGTGTGATGCAAGGCAGCAGCCATCGCAGCCTGCATCTGGAGCCGGAAAGCTTTGCCAAAGTACCGGACATTTCCCTCGATTTCGCACTGATGGAACGCTCAAACAAAGTGGCGACCATACCTTGTGATATTGGCTGGAGTGACATTGGCTCTTGGAAGGCCATGAGTGAACTCTCGCCAGCGGACGAGCAAGGCAACCGTATCGAAGGCGAAGCCATCCTTCATGCCTCCACCAACAACTACGTGCGCAGCCAGCGTCGACTGGCCGCGTTAGTCGGGGTTGAAAACCTGATCATTGTCGATACGCCGGATGCTTTGTTGGTCGCGCACAAAGACCATGCCCAAGACATCAAGGTAATCACTGCGCAGTTGAAGAAAAACGGTCATTGCTCGCACTTGGACCACACTACGGTGCAGCGTCCCTGGGGGGCTTACACTACCTTGGAAGAGGGCACTCGCTTCAAGATCAAGCGCATTGTCGTAAAACCTCAAGGCTCGTTGTCGCTCCAAATGCATCACCATCGCAGTGAGCACTGGATTGTGGTCAGTGGTATGGCATTGGTCGTTAACGACCAACAACGGTTCTTGCTCAATACCAATGAGTCCACGTATATACGTGCTGGGCACACGCATCGTCTGCAAAACCCGGGGATGATTGACTTGGTATTAATTGAGGTGCAGTGCGGCGATTACCTAGGGGAAGATGATATTGTCAGGTTCGAGGATAGCTACGGTCGAGCTGAAGGCAGTAGGTAA
- the ccoO gene encoding cytochrome-c oxidase, cbb3-type subunit II, translating to MKHETIEKNVGLLMLLMVFAVSIGGLTQIVPLFFQDVTNKPVEGMKPYTALQLEGRDIYIREGCVQCHSQMIRPFRAETERYGHYSVAGESVWDHPFLWGSKRTGPDLARVGGRYSDDWHRAHLYNPRNVVPESKMPAYPWLVTAPVDSSHTETKLKVMRTLGVPYTDEDIAGATATLKGKTEMDALVSYLQVLGTAIKSKR from the coding sequence ATGAAACACGAAACGATTGAGAAAAACGTCGGCCTGCTGATGCTGCTGATGGTCTTCGCGGTGAGCATCGGCGGTCTGACCCAGATCGTCCCGCTGTTCTTCCAGGACGTCACCAACAAGCCGGTGGAAGGCATGAAGCCCTACACCGCCCTGCAGCTGGAAGGCCGCGACATCTACATCCGCGAAGGCTGCGTACAGTGCCACTCGCAGATGATCCGTCCGTTCCGCGCCGAGACCGAGCGTTATGGTCACTACTCGGTGGCCGGTGAAAGCGTCTGGGACCACCCGTTCCTGTGGGGTTCCAAGCGTACCGGTCCGGACCTGGCCCGGGTGGGCGGTCGCTACTCCGATGACTGGCACCGTGCGCACTTGTACAACCCGCGCAACGTGGTGCCCGAGTCGAAGATGCCGGCCTACCCATGGCTGGTGACCGCACCGGTGGACAGCAGCCACACCGAAACCAAGCTCAAGGTCATGCGCACCCTGGGCGTGCCGTACACCGACGAAGACATCGCCGGCGCCACCGCCACGCTCAAGGGCAAGACCGAAATGGACGCCCTGGTCTCCTACCTGCAAGTGCTTGGCACTGCGATCAAGAGCAAGAGGTGA
- the ccoP gene encoding cytochrome-c oxidase, cbb3-type subunit III, whose protein sequence is MTTFWSTWICVLTIGSLIGLTWLLVGTRKGETKGSVDQTMGHAFDGIEEYDNPLPQWWFLLFAGTLVFSVGYLILYPGLGNWKGILPGYEDGWTQTKEWEKEMAKADVKFGPIFAKFAAMPVEEVAKDPQALKMGGRLFASNCSVCHGSDAKGAFGFPNLADDNWRWGGSADTIKATIMGGRMAAMPAWGEVLKEAGVKNVAAYVRHDLAGLPLPADSDADLVAGQQAFSTTCVACHGADGKGTQIMGAPDLTQPAGFIYGTSLAQLQQTIRHGRQGHMPAQSELLGNDKVQLLAAYVYSLSHGNKPQAENTQ, encoded by the coding sequence ATGACCACCTTCTGGAGTACGTGGATCTGCGTACTGACCATTGGCAGCCTGATCGGCCTGACCTGGCTGCTGGTCGGCACCCGCAAGGGCGAGACCAAGGGCAGTGTCGACCAGACCATGGGCCACGCCTTCGATGGCATCGAGGAGTACGACAACCCCCTGCCGCAATGGTGGTTCCTGCTGTTCGCCGGGACCCTGGTGTTTTCCGTTGGCTACCTGATCCTCTACCCGGGTCTGGGCAACTGGAAAGGCATCCTGCCGGGCTATGAAGACGGCTGGACCCAGACCAAGGAATGGGAAAAGGAGATGGCCAAGGCGGACGTGAAGTTTGGTCCGATCTTCGCCAAATTCGCGGCCATGCCGGTGGAAGAAGTGGCCAAGGACCCGCAAGCGCTGAAAATGGGTGGACGCCTGTTCGCCTCCAACTGCTCGGTCTGCCACGGTTCCGACGCCAAGGGTGCCTTCGGCTTCCCGAACCTGGCGGACGACAACTGGCGGTGGGGCGGCAGCGCCGACACCATCAAGGCCACCATCATGGGCGGCCGCATGGCGGCCATGCCAGCCTGGGGCGAAGTGCTCAAGGAAGCAGGCGTGAAGAACGTGGCAGCTTACGTTCGCCACGACCTGGCCGGCCTGCCCCTGCCAGCCGACAGCGATGCCGACCTGGTAGCCGGACAGCAAGCGTTCAGCACCACCTGCGTAGCCTGCCACGGCGCTGACGGCAAAGGCACCCAGATCATGGGCGCGCCCGACCTGACCCAGCCCGCCGGCTTCATCTACGGCACCAGCCTGGCCCAACTGCAACAGACCATCCGCCATGGTCGCCAGGGCCACATGCCAGCGCAGAGCGAACTGCTCGGCAATGACAAGGTACAACTACTGGCCGCCTACGTTTACAGCCTCTCCCACGGCAACAAGCCACAGGCTGAAAACACCCAGTAA
- the ccoN gene encoding cytochrome-c oxidase, cbb3-type subunit I: protein MSTAISPTAYNYKVVRQFAIMTVVWGILGMGLGVFIASQLVWPELNFGLPWTTFGRLRPLHTNLVIFAFGGCALFATSYYVVQRTCQTRLISDSLAAFTFWGWQAVIVGAIVTLPLGYTTTKEYAELEWPLAILLAIVWVTYGLVFFGTITKRKTKHIYVGNWFYGAFIVVTAMLHIVNHASLPVSFFKSYSAYAGATDAMIQWWYGHNAVGFFLTTGFLGMMYYFVPKQAERPIYSYRLSIVHFWALITLYIWAGPHHLHYTALPDWAQSLGMAMSIILLAPSWGGMINGMMTLSGAWHKLRTDPILRFLVVSLAFYGMSTFEGPMMAIKTVNSLSHYTDWTIGHVHAGALGWVAMISIGALYHLIPKVFGRQQMHSIGLINTHFWLATIGTVLYIASMWVNGITQGLMWRAINDDGTLTYSFVEALQASHPGFIVRALGGAFFATGMLIMAYNVFRTVRASNPAEAEAAAQIAVVGAH from the coding sequence ATGAGCACAGCAATCAGTCCGACTGCTTATAACTATAAGGTAGTCCGCCAGTTCGCCATCATGACGGTGGTCTGGGGGATCCTTGGCATGGGGCTCGGTGTCTTCATCGCCTCACAACTGGTATGGCCGGAGTTGAACTTCGGTCTGCCGTGGACGACGTTTGGACGCCTGCGCCCGCTGCACACCAACCTGGTGATCTTCGCCTTCGGTGGATGTGCATTGTTTGCCACCTCTTACTATGTCGTGCAGCGAACCTGCCAGACGCGACTGATTTCCGACAGCCTCGCGGCCTTCACCTTCTGGGGTTGGCAAGCGGTGATCGTCGGCGCGATCGTGACCCTGCCACTGGGTTACACCACCACCAAGGAATACGCCGAACTGGAATGGCCCCTGGCTATCCTGCTGGCGATCGTCTGGGTCACCTACGGCCTGGTATTCTTCGGCACCATCACCAAGCGCAAGACCAAGCACATCTATGTGGGCAACTGGTTCTACGGTGCCTTCATCGTGGTGACCGCGATGCTGCACATCGTCAACCACGCTTCCCTGCCGGTCAGCTTCTTCAAGTCCTACTCGGCCTACGCCGGTGCGACTGATGCGATGATCCAGTGGTGGTACGGCCACAACGCCGTGGGCTTCTTCCTGACCACCGGCTTCCTGGGGATGATGTACTACTTCGTACCCAAGCAGGCCGAGCGTCCGATCTATTCCTATCGCCTGTCCATCGTGCACTTCTGGGCGCTGATCACCCTGTACATCTGGGCCGGTCCGCACCACCTGCACTACACCGCGCTGCCGGACTGGGCCCAGTCCCTGGGCATGGCCATGTCGATCATCCTGCTGGCGCCAAGCTGGGGCGGCATGATCAACGGCATGATGACCCTCTCGGGCGCCTGGCATAAGCTGCGCACCGACCCGATCCTGCGCTTCCTGGTGGTATCGCTGGCGTTCTACGGCATGTCGACCTTCGAAGGTCCGATGATGGCGATCAAGACCGTCAACTCGCTCTCGCACTACACCGACTGGACCATCGGCCACGTACACGCCGGCGCTCTGGGCTGGGTAGCGATGATCTCCATCGGCGCCCTGTACCACCTGATCCCGAAAGTCTTCGGTCGTCAGCAGATGCACAGCATCGGCCTGATCAACACCCACTTCTGGCTGGCTACCATCGGTACCGTGCTCTACATCGCCTCGATGTGGGTCAACGGCATCACCCAGGGCCTGATGTGGCGTGCAATCAACGATGACGGCACCCTCACCTACTCCTTCGTCGAAGCGCTGCAAGCCAGCCACCCGGGCTTTATCGTCCGTGCTCTGGGCGGTGCGTTCTTCGCCACCGGCATGCTGATCATGGCGTACAACGTGTTCCGTACCGTTCGCGCCTCGAACCCGGCTGAAGCTGAAGCCGCTGCTCAGATCGCTGTAGTTGGAGCTCACTGA
- a CDS encoding cbb3-type cytochrome oxidase subunit 3: MGFELDSGMIRGLGTLVVMIAFIGLSIWVFNSKRNPEFAQARLLPFADDPMPGTAPAGNTTDDAQPQEPATRSIRP; this comes from the coding sequence ATGGGTTTTGAACTCGATAGCGGCATGATCCGCGGCCTCGGGACCCTGGTGGTGATGATCGCCTTCATCGGCCTGTCGATCTGGGTGTTCAACTCAAAGCGCAATCCCGAGTTTGCCCAGGCCCGCCTGCTGCCCTTCGCCGATGACCCGATGCCGGGCACGGCACCGGCCGGTAACACAACTGATGACGCTCAACCTCAAGAGCCTGCAACAAGGAGCATTCGGCCATGA
- a CDS encoding alpha/beta family hydrolase: MSNEHKASIDGGQWAQCVRERGWLWDVAQGVEVQSAPTLILAHGAGAPMDSGFMNDIAVRLAGHGVNVLRFEFPYMAQRRLDGGKRPPNPAPRLLECWREVHALVRPYVTGVLAVGGKSMGGRMASLLADELQADALVCLGYPFYAAGKPEKPRVAHLADLSVPSLIVQGERDALGNRQAVEAYTLAPSIQLYWLAAADHDLKPLKASGFSHEQHLESAALKVAAFLKALS, translated from the coding sequence ATGAGCAATGAGCACAAGGCCAGTATTGACGGGGGTCAATGGGCGCAGTGTGTGCGGGAGCGGGGCTGGTTGTGGGATGTCGCGCAGGGCGTCGAGGTGCAGTCGGCGCCGACCCTGATCCTCGCCCATGGCGCCGGCGCGCCCATGGACAGTGGGTTCATGAATGATATTGCTGTACGCCTTGCGGGGCATGGGGTGAACGTCTTGCGCTTCGAGTTTCCCTACATGGCCCAGCGGCGCCTGGATGGCGGCAAACGTCCGCCCAACCCGGCGCCCAGGCTGCTGGAATGCTGGCGCGAGGTGCATGCCCTGGTGCGACCTTATGTCACTGGGGTGTTGGCGGTGGGCGGCAAGTCCATGGGCGGGCGCATGGCCAGTTTGCTGGCCGATGAACTGCAGGCCGATGCATTGGTGTGCCTGGGCTATCCGTTCTATGCCGCCGGCAAACCGGAAAAACCGCGGGTGGCGCATCTGGCCGATCTGTCAGTGCCGAGCCTGATCGTGCAGGGCGAGCGTGACGCCCTGGGCAATCGCCAGGCGGTCGAGGCCTACACATTGGCACCCAGTATCCAGTTGTACTGGCTGGCGGCCGCTGATCACGATCTCAAGCCCCTGAAGGCCTCGGGTTTCAGCCATGAGCAGCATCTGGAATCTGCGGCGCTCAAGGTTGCTGCCTTCCTGAAAGCGCTGAGCTGA
- a CDS encoding methyl-accepting chemotaxis protein — MRNNQPVTQRERTFPAQQRLISTTDAKGVITYCNDAFVEISGFSREELVRAPHNLVRHPDVPAAVFAHMWGTLKQGLPWMGIVKNRCKTGDHYWVNAYVTPVFEGSQVVGYESVRVKPTAEQVRRAEALYQRINSGKSAIPKRDKWLPVLQDWLPFILVSQLSFMIGAWLNSHWGFALAAALSVPLGLLGLSWQQRGLKRLLRLAEQTTSDPLIAQMYTDSRGAQARLEMSILSQEARLKTCLTRLQDTAEHLNEQARQSDTLAHNSSSGLERQRVETEQVATAVNQMAATTQEVASHVQRTADATQEANRLTGRGRDIAGETREAIQRLSVVVGETGLTVTQLAKDSDEIGGVVDVIKGIADQTNLLALNAAIEAARAGEMGRGFAVVADEVRQLAQRTSESTGQIHTLIAKLQQTAATAVQTMDAGHRQAEEGVARVLEADQALVGFSEAVANITDMTTQIAAATEEQSSVAEEISRNISTIAQLADQTSEQAQHSAELSEALTRTAHTQYSLVERFNR; from the coding sequence ATGCGTAATAACCAACCCGTTACCCAGCGCGAACGTACCTTCCCCGCTCAGCAACGATTGATCTCCACCACCGACGCCAAAGGAGTGATCACCTACTGCAACGACGCCTTTGTCGAGATCAGTGGGTTCTCCCGTGAAGAACTGGTTCGCGCACCGCACAACCTGGTACGTCACCCTGATGTGCCGGCGGCGGTGTTCGCGCACATGTGGGGCACCTTGAAACAAGGCTTGCCATGGATGGGCATCGTCAAGAACCGCTGCAAGACCGGCGACCACTACTGGGTCAACGCCTATGTGACACCGGTTTTCGAAGGCAGCCAGGTGGTAGGTTACGAGTCGGTCCGGGTCAAGCCCACGGCCGAACAAGTGCGCCGCGCCGAAGCCCTCTACCAGCGCATCAACTCTGGCAAGTCGGCCATTCCCAAGCGTGACAAGTGGCTGCCTGTGCTGCAGGACTGGCTGCCGTTCATCCTGGTCAGCCAACTGAGCTTCATGATCGGTGCCTGGCTCAATTCCCACTGGGGCTTCGCCCTGGCCGCCGCGCTCTCGGTGCCCCTGGGCCTGCTGGGCCTGAGCTGGCAGCAGCGCGGCCTCAAGCGCCTGCTGCGCCTGGCCGAGCAGACCACCTCCGACCCGCTGATCGCTCAGATGTATACCGACAGCCGCGGCGCCCAGGCCCGCCTGGAGATGTCGATCCTGAGCCAGGAAGCGCGCCTGAAGACCTGCCTAACCCGCCTGCAGGACACGGCCGAGCACCTCAACGAGCAGGCCCGCCAGTCCGACACCCTGGCCCACAACAGCTCCAGCGGCCTGGAGCGCCAACGGGTCGAAACCGAGCAGGTGGCCACCGCGGTCAACCAGATGGCCGCCACCACCCAGGAAGTGGCCAGCCACGTGCAACGCACCGCCGACGCAACCCAGGAAGCCAATCGCCTGACCGGCCGTGGCCGCGATATCGCCGGGGAAACCCGCGAAGCCATCCAGCGCCTGTCGGTGGTGGTGGGCGAAACCGGGCTGACAGTAACCCAACTGGCCAAGGACAGTGACGAGATCGGCGGCGTTGTTGACGTGATCAAGGGCATTGCCGACCAGACCAACCTGTTGGCCCTGAACGCAGCCATCGAAGCCGCCCGCGCCGGTGAAATGGGCCGCGGCTTTGCCGTGGTGGCCGACGAGGTGCGTCAGTTGGCACAGCGCACCAGTGAGTCCACCGGGCAGATCCATACCCTGATCGCCAAGCTGCAGCAGACCGCCGCCACCGCCGTTCAGACCATGGACGCCGGTCATCGTCAGGCCGAAGAAGGCGTGGCCCGGGTTCTGGAAGCCGACCAGGCACTGGTGGGCTTCAGCGAAGCGGTGGCCAACATCACCGACATGACCACCCAGATCGCTGCCGCCACCGAAGAGCAAAGCTCGGTGGCCGAAGAGATCAGTCGCAACATCAGCACCATCGCGCAACTGGCGGACCAGACTTCGGAGCAGGCCCAGCATTCGGCCGAGCTCAGCGAAGCGCTGACCCGCACCGCACACACCCAGTACTCGCTGGTGGAGCGCTTCAACCGCTAA
- the ccoP gene encoding cytochrome-c oxidase, cbb3-type subunit III, whose protein sequence is MTTFWSLYVTVLSLGTIFALTWLLLSTRKGQRAEQTDETVGHSFDGIEEYDNPLPKWWFMLFVGTIVFALGYLVLYPGLGNWKGVLPGYNYLDNEKQTPFANGQSGWTGVHEWEKEMAKSDAKFGPIFAKYAAMPIEEVAKDPQALKMGGRLFASNCSVCHGSDAKGAYGFPNLTDADWRWGGEPETIKTTIMGGRHAVMPAWLDVIKEQGVSDVAAYVLTNLDGRKLPEGLKADPVNGQKLFAANCAVCHGPEGKGTPAMGAPNLTHPAAFIYGSSFAQLQQTIRYGRQGVMPAQEQLQGNDKVHLLAAYVYSLSHGDKQADAE, encoded by the coding sequence ATGACTACGTTCTGGAGTCTGTACGTCACAGTCCTCAGTCTGGGTACCATCTTCGCCCTGACCTGGCTGCTGCTGTCGACCCGCAAGGGCCAGCGCGCCGAGCAGACCGACGAGACGGTCGGCCACTCCTTCGACGGGATCGAGGAGTACGACAACCCCCTGCCGAAATGGTGGTTCATGCTGTTCGTCGGCACCATCGTCTTCGCCCTGGGCTACCTGGTGCTGTACCCGGGCCTGGGCAACTGGAAAGGCGTTCTGCCGGGCTACAACTACCTCGATAACGAGAAGCAGACCCCGTTCGCCAACGGCCAGTCCGGCTGGACCGGCGTCCACGAGTGGGAAAAGGAAATGGCCAAGTCGGACGCCAAGTTCGGTCCGATCTTCGCCAAGTACGCGGCCATGCCTATCGAAGAAGTGGCCAAGGACCCGCAAGCCCTGAAAATGGGTGGCCGTCTGTTCGCATCCAACTGCTCGGTCTGCCACGGTTCCGACGCCAAGGGCGCCTATGGTTTTCCCAACCTGACCGACGCCGACTGGCGCTGGGGCGGCGAGCCGGAAACCATCAAGACCACCATCATGGGCGGCCGTCACGCAGTGATGCCGGCCTGGCTGGACGTGATCAAGGAACAAGGCGTCAGTGACGTTGCCGCCTATGTCCTGACCAACCTCGACGGCCGCAAGTTGCCGGAAGGCCTGAAGGCCGACCCGGTCAACGGCCAGAAGCTGTTCGCCGCCAACTGTGCGGTATGCCACGGTCCGGAAGGCAAAGGCACCCCAGCCATGGGTGCGCCTAACCTGACTCACCCGGCAGCCTTCATCTACGGTTCGAGCTTCGCCCAATTGCAGCAGACCATTCGTTACGGCCGTCAAGGCGTGATGCCAGCGCAGGAACAACTGCAAGGCAACGACAAGGTTCACCTGCTGGCGGCTTATGTCTACAGCCTGTCCCACGGTGACAAGCAGGCCGACGCCGAGTAA
- the ccoO gene encoding cytochrome-c oxidase, cbb3-type subunit II — MKHEVVEKNIGLLAFFMVIAVSIGGLTQIVPLFFQDVTNKPVEGMKPRTALELEGRDVYIANGCVGCHSQMIRPFRAETERYGHYSVAGESVWDHPFLWGSKRTGPDLARVGGRYSDDWQRAHLYNPRNVVPESKMPAYPFLVENKLDGKDTAKKMEVLRTLGVPYTDEDIAGAKDAVKGKTEMDALVAYLQGLGTIIKSKR; from the coding sequence ATGAAGCACGAAGTAGTCGAGAAGAATATTGGCCTGCTGGCCTTCTTCATGGTCATCGCCGTCAGCATCGGCGGCCTGACCCAGATCGTCCCGCTGTTCTTCCAGGACGTCACCAACAAGCCGGTGGAAGGCATGAAGCCGCGTACCGCACTGGAACTGGAAGGCCGCGACGTCTACATCGCCAACGGCTGTGTCGGCTGCCACTCGCAGATGATCCGTCCGTTCCGCGCTGAAACCGAACGCTATGGTCACTACTCGGTGGCTGGTGAGAGCGTCTGGGACCACCCGTTCCTGTGGGGTTCCAAGCGTACCGGCCCGGACCTGGCCCGAGTGGGCGGTCGTTACTCCGATGACTGGCAGCGCGCGCACTTGTACAACCCGCGCAACGTGGTGCCCGAGTCGAAGATGCCGGCTTATCCGTTCCTCGTAGAAAACAAGCTCGACGGCAAAGACACCGCGAAGAAAATGGAAGTCTTGCGCACGCTCGGCGTCCCTTACACCGACGAAGACATCGCCGGTGCCAAGGATGCCGTGAAGGGCAAAACCGAAATGGACGCGCTGGTGGCCTATCTGCAAGGCCTGGGCACCATCATCAAAAGCAAACGGTGA
- a CDS encoding CcoQ/FixQ family Cbb3-type cytochrome c oxidase assembly chaperone: MDIGMIRGLGTLVVMVAFIGLALWVFSPKRKSEFEDATLLPFADDPDAIKHVEQASRSNKE, encoded by the coding sequence ATGGATATCGGGATGATTCGTGGCCTGGGCACCCTTGTTGTGATGGTGGCCTTCATCGGTTTGGCGCTCTGGGTGTTCAGCCCCAAGCGCAAGTCCGAGTTTGAAGACGCAACCTTGCTGCCGTTCGCGGATGATCCCGACGCCATCAAGCACGTCGAGCAAGCTTCTAGGAGTAACAAAGAATGA
- the ccoN gene encoding cytochrome-c oxidase, cbb3-type subunit I — MNTSISTAYNYKVVRQFAIMTVMWGIVGMGLGVFLAAQLVWPELNFDLPWTSFGRLRPLHTNAVIFAFGGCALFASSFYSVQRTCQTTLFAPKIAAFCFWGWQLVILLAAISLPLGYTSSKEYAELEWPIDILITIVWVAYAIVFFGTLMQRKTKHIYVGNWFFGAFIITVAILHIVNNLELPVSFTKSYSVYAGATDAMVQWWYGHNAVGFFLTAGFLGMMYYFVPKQAERPVYSYRLSIVHFWALITLYIWAGPHHLHYTALPDWAQSLGMVMSLVLLAPSWGGMINGMMTLSGAWHKLRSDPILRFLVVSLAFYGMSTFEGPMMAIKTVNALSHYTDWTIGHVHAGALGWVAMISIGALYHLIPKVFGREQMYSTGLINTHFWLATIGTVLYIASMWVNGIAQGLMWRAVNEDGTLTYSFVETLVASHPGFIVRLVGGAIFLSGMFLMAYNTWRTVRAAVPAEVNAAAQMA, encoded by the coding sequence ATGAACACTTCTATCAGTACCGCCTACAACTACAAGGTGGTCCGCCAATTCGCCATTATGACGGTGATGTGGGGCATCGTCGGCATGGGGCTCGGGGTTTTTCTCGCTGCCCAGTTGGTCTGGCCCGAACTCAACTTCGACTTACCGTGGACCAGCTTCGGCCGTCTGCGGCCATTGCACACCAACGCGGTGATCTTCGCCTTCGGCGGCTGTGCGCTGTTTGCCAGCTCGTTCTACTCGGTGCAACGCACCTGCCAGACCACGCTGTTCGCGCCGAAAATCGCCGCGTTCTGCTTCTGGGGCTGGCAACTGGTGATCCTCCTGGCGGCCATCAGCCTGCCACTGGGCTACACCAGCTCCAAGGAATACGCCGAACTGGAATGGCCGATCGATATCCTGATCACCATTGTCTGGGTGGCCTACGCCATCGTGTTCTTCGGCACCCTGATGCAGCGCAAGACCAAGCACATCTATGTGGGTAACTGGTTCTTCGGCGCGTTCATCATCACCGTGGCCATCCTGCACATCGTCAACAACCTGGAACTGCCGGTCAGCTTCACCAAGTCCTACTCGGTGTATGCCGGTGCGACCGATGCGATGGTGCAATGGTGGTACGGCCACAACGCCGTGGGCTTCTTCCTGACCGCGGGCTTCCTGGGGATGATGTACTACTTCGTACCCAAGCAGGCCGAGCGTCCGGTGTACTCCTATCGCCTGTCGATTGTGCACTTCTGGGCACTGATCACCCTGTACATCTGGGCCGGTCCGCACCACCTGCACTACACCGCGCTGCCGGACTGGGCTCAATCCTTAGGGATGGTGATGTCGCTGGTTCTGCTGGCGCCAAGCTGGGGCGGCATGATCAACGGCATGATGACCCTCTCGGGCGCCTGGCATAAGCTGCGCAGCGACCCGATCCTGCGGTTCCTGGTGGTATCCCTGGCGTTCTACGGCATGTCGACCTTCGAAGGTCCGATGATGGCGATCAAGACCGTCAACGCCCTCTCCCACTACACCGACTGGACCATCGGCCACGTACACGCCGGCGCCCTGGGCTGGGTAGCGATGATCTCCATCGGCGCGCTGTACCACCTGATCCCGAAAGTCTTCGGCCGCGAGCAGATGTACAGCACCGGCCTGATCAACACCCACTTCTGGCTGGCTACCATCGGCACCGTGCTCTACATCGCTTCGATGTGGGTCAACGGTATCGCCCAGGGCCTGATGTGGCGTGCGGTCAACGAGGACGGCACCCTCACCTACTCCTTCGTCGAAACCCTGGTGGCCAGCCACCCAGGCTTCATCGTGCGACTGGTGGGTGGTGCGATCTTCCTCAGCGGCATGTTCCTGATGGCTTACAACACCTGGCGCACCGTGCGTGCCGCAGTGCCAGCCGAAGTCAACGCCGCTGCGCAGATGGCCTGA